In a single window of the Syngnathus typhle isolate RoL2023-S1 ecotype Sweden linkage group LG19, RoL_Styp_1.0, whole genome shotgun sequence genome:
- the unm_hu7910 gene encoding aspartyl/asparaginyl beta-hydroxylase isoform X6: MQRYRHYGASAPSSIPSAAPAEEAHSTQEVLNTQEDVYEEQGEPMVNEEALDGLKKTESKPPPAESKSNKKAAGGDTGGGAKYSVFTWFAVLALLGVWSSVAVVYFDIVDYDSVIARAQEFRMNFSQVLQGKLTAYDTDGDGDFDVEDAKVLLGLKETPSQRQPYEEQPAEPAEDQANNRQAAEPAEEESVEAHTEESTAQDFSVEEQSTTQPEDESVEEHPEESATEDSPTISEAEDVDSEIQAAVPLPAFVEEDFVADDPRGDTEHPLEEDVDAIDTSGVLVEEPSSQETVVESLKDLTSSKVTQEEEEGEPAVETEQFFEPVETQSENTAESSTPAEPPLEEEKQSEPVEAHSETAGGSSTPEEAADLTTAEKPKEKAKKKKAKLLNKLDKSIKAELDAAEKLRKKGKVEAALQAFETLVHQHPQSPRAHYGKAQAEDDLAEKQRSNDMLQKAIGSYGDAADLPDATPDLIRAALKRRAERQQFLGRMRGAVATLEKLVQIFPKDISLKNDLGVAYLLLGDNKGAKAIYEEVLAVAPSDGFAKVHYGFILKSQNKIAESIPYLKEGLESGEPGTDDGRFYFHLGDALQRVGDKSAYHWYQVGHERGHFASVWQRSLYNVDGLKAQPWWTPNETGYTDLVKALEKNWKMIRDEAMAMMDQNTGQFVPEEENLREKGEWGQYTLWQQGKKSGTSCQAVPKTCSLLERFPEATGCKRGQIKFSVMQPGTHVWPHTGPTNCRLRMHLGLVIPKQGCTIRCTDQTREWEEGKVLIFDDSFEHEVWQDADTFRLIFIVDVWHPQLTASQRQTLSAI, encoded by the exons ATGCAGCGCTATCGCCACTATGGCGCGTCCGCCCCCTCCTCAATCCCCTCGGCAGCGCCGGCGGAGGAGGCCCACAGCACCCAGGAGGTGCTGAACACTCAGGAGGACGTGTATGAAGAGCAGGGGGAACCGATGGTAAACGAGGAGGCTTTGGATGGCCTCAAGAAGACAG AGTCAAAGCCGCCGCCAGCCGAAAGCAAGAGCAACAAGAAGGCGGCAGGAGGAGACACGGGGGGCGGAGCCAAGTATTCCGTGTTCACCTGGTTCGCGGTGCTGGCCCTGCTGGGGGTTTGGAGCTCGGTGGCCGTTGTCTACTTTGACATCGTCGACTACGACAGCGTCATCG CGCGAGCTCAGGAGTTCCGTATGAACTTTTCACAAGTTTTACAAG GGAAGCTGACGGCCTACGACACGGACGGAGATGGCGACTTCGACGTGGAGGACGCCAAAGTCCTGCTCG GCCTGAAAGAAACTCCAAGCCAGCGGCAACCATATGAAGAGCAACCAGCGG AACCCGCTGAAGATCAGGCGAACAACCGGCAAGCCGCAGAGCCGGCTGAAGAGGAGTCAGTGGAGGCGCATACGGAGGAGAGCACAGCTCAGGACTTCAGTGTTGAAGAGCAGTCGACCACGCAACCCGAGGACGAGTCGGTTGAGGAGCACCCCGAGGAGAGCGCGACAGAAGACTCGCCAACAA TCTCTGAAGCTGAAGATGTGGACTCTGAAATCCAAG CTGCTGTTCCACTGCCTGCCTTTGTAGAAGAAGACTTTGTAGCTG ATGATCCTCGAGGAGACACTGAGCATCCTCTtg AGGAGGACGTGGACGCCATCGACACAAGCGGAG TCCTGGTGGAGGAGCCGTCATCTCAGGAGACTGTTG TGGAATCTCTAAAAGATTTGACGAGCTCCAAAGTGactcaagaagaagaagaaggag AGCCAGCGGTGGAAACAGAGCAGTTTTTTGAACCTGTAGAAACACAGAGCGAGAACACAGCAGAGAGCAGCACACCAGCCG AGCCGCCGTTGGAGGAGGAGAAGCAGTCTGAGCCGGTTGAAGCACACAGCGAGACTGCTGGAGGGAGCAGCACGCCCGAGG AAGCGGCGGACCTCACAACTGCGGAGAAGCCCAAAGAAAAAG ccaagaagaagaaagccaAACTGCTCAACAAGTTGGACAAGAGCATTAAAGCAGAACTGGATGCTGCAGAGAAGCTTCGCAAGAAA GGAAAAGTGGAGGCGGCGCTGCAGGCATTTGAGACTTTGGTGCACCAGCACCCGCAGAGCCCCCGCGCTCACTACGGGAAAGCGCAG GCGGAGGACGACCTAGCCGAGAAGCAGCGCAGCAACGACATGTTGCAGAAGGCCATCGGCAGCTACGGAGACGCCGCAGATCTTCCGGACGCCACCCCCGACCTGATCCGAGCCGCCCTCAAGAGACGAGCCGAGCGTCAGCAGTTCCTGG GCCGCATGCGTGGCGCTGTGGCCACGCTGGAGAAGTTGGTGCAGATCTTCCCAAAAGACATCAGTCTGAAGAACGACCTGGGCGTGGCCTACCTGTTGCTAGGCGACAACAAAGGTGCCAAGGCGATCTACGAGGAG GTTCTGGCGGTTGCCCCCAGCGACGGCTTTGCGAAGGTTCACTACGGCTTCATCCTGAAGTCGCAGAACAAGATCGCAGAGAGTATTCCTTACCTGAAG GAGGGGCTGGAATCAGGAGAGCCCGGCACCGATGACGGACGTTTCTACTTCCACCTAGGAGACGCACTGCAGAGAGTCGGAGACAAGAGC GCCTACCACTGGTACCAGGTGGGCCACGAGCGAGGTCACTTTGCGTCTGTGTGGCAGAGGTCACTTTACAATGTGGACGGGCTTAAAGCGCAGCCCTGGTGGACCCCAAATGAGACCGGATACACCGATCTGGTGAAG GCACTGGAGAAGAACTGGAAGATGATTCGGGACGAGGCCATGGCCATGATGGACCAAAACACGGGCCAGTTTGTACCTGAGGAGGAAAACCTGAGGgagaaaggagagtggggccAGTACACACTCTGGCAGCAAG ggAAGAAGTCTGGGACTTCCTGCCAGGCTGTACCGAAGACCTGCTCGCTACTGGAGAGATTTCCCGAAGCCACCGGCTGCAAGAGAGGACAG atTAAGTTCTCAGTGATGCAGCCGGGCACGCACGTGTGGCCGCACACGGGCCCCACCAACTGTCGACTGAGGATGCACCTCGGCCTCGTCATTCCCAAACAGGGATGCACGATCAGGTGCACGGACCAGACCAG GGAGTGGGAGGAAGGCAAAGTGCTGATCTTTGACGACTCCTTCGAGCACGAGGTCTGGCAGGACGCGGACACCTTCCGCCTCATCTTCATCGTGGACGTGTGGCATCCGCAGCTGACGGCGTCCCAGCGCCAGACCCTCAGCGCCATCTAG
- the unm_hu7910 gene encoding aspartyl/asparaginyl beta-hydroxylase isoform X4: MQRYRHYGASAPSSIPSAAPAEEAHSTQEVLNTQEDVYEEQGEPMVNEEALDGLKKTGGASVEEAAAPHQAPPLSESKPPPAESKSNKKAAGGDTGGGAKYSVFTWFAVLALLGVWSSVAVVYFDIVDYDSVIARAQEFRMNFSQVLQGKLTAYDTDGDGDFDVEDAKVLLGLKETPSQRQPYEEQPAEPAEDQANNRQAAEPAEEESVEAHTEESTAQDFSVEEQSTTQPEDESVEEHPEESATEDSPTTAVPLPAFVEEDFVADDPRGDTEHPLEEDVDAIDTSGVLVEEPSSQETVVESLKDLTSSKVTQEEEEGEPAVETEQFFEPVETQSENTAESSTPAEPPLEEEKQSEPVEAHSETAGGSSTPEEAADLTTAEKPKEKAKKKKAKLLNKLDKSIKAELDAAEKLRKKGKVEAALQAFETLVHQHPQSPRAHYGKAQAEDDLAEKQRSNDMLQKAIGSYGDAADLPDATPDLIRAALKRRAERQQFLGRMRGAVATLEKLVQIFPKDISLKNDLGVAYLLLGDNKGAKAIYEEVLAVAPSDGFAKVHYGFILKSQNKIAESIPYLKEGLESGEPGTDDGRFYFHLGDALQRVGDKSAYHWYQVGHERGHFASVWQRSLYNVDGLKAQPWWTPNETGYTDLVKALEKNWKMIRDEAMAMMDQNTGQFVPEEENLREKGEWGQYTLWQQGKKSGTSCQAVPKTCSLLERFPEATGCKRGQIKFSVMQPGTHVWPHTGPTNCRLRMHLGLVIPKQGCTIRCTDQTREWEEGKVLIFDDSFEHEVWQDADTFRLIFIVDVWHPQLTASQRQTLSAI, from the exons ATGCAGCGCTATCGCCACTATGGCGCGTCCGCCCCCTCCTCAATCCCCTCGGCAGCGCCGGCGGAGGAGGCCCACAGCACCCAGGAGGTGCTGAACACTCAGGAGGACGTGTATGAAGAGCAGGGGGAACCGATGGTAAACGAGGAGGCTTTGGATGGCCTCAAGAAGACAG GAGGAGCCAGTGTGGAGGAGGCCGCGGCCCCACATCAGGCTCCTCCACTCTCCG AGTCAAAGCCGCCGCCAGCCGAAAGCAAGAGCAACAAGAAGGCGGCAGGAGGAGACACGGGGGGCGGAGCCAAGTATTCCGTGTTCACCTGGTTCGCGGTGCTGGCCCTGCTGGGGGTTTGGAGCTCGGTGGCCGTTGTCTACTTTGACATCGTCGACTACGACAGCGTCATCG CGCGAGCTCAGGAGTTCCGTATGAACTTTTCACAAGTTTTACAAG GGAAGCTGACGGCCTACGACACGGACGGAGATGGCGACTTCGACGTGGAGGACGCCAAAGTCCTGCTCG GCCTGAAAGAAACTCCAAGCCAGCGGCAACCATATGAAGAGCAACCAGCGG AACCCGCTGAAGATCAGGCGAACAACCGGCAAGCCGCAGAGCCGGCTGAAGAGGAGTCAGTGGAGGCGCATACGGAGGAGAGCACAGCTCAGGACTTCAGTGTTGAAGAGCAGTCGACCACGCAACCCGAGGACGAGTCGGTTGAGGAGCACCCCGAGGAGAGCGCGACAGAAGACTCGCCAACAA CTGCTGTTCCACTGCCTGCCTTTGTAGAAGAAGACTTTGTAGCTG ATGATCCTCGAGGAGACACTGAGCATCCTCTtg AGGAGGACGTGGACGCCATCGACACAAGCGGAG TCCTGGTGGAGGAGCCGTCATCTCAGGAGACTGTTG TGGAATCTCTAAAAGATTTGACGAGCTCCAAAGTGactcaagaagaagaagaaggag AGCCAGCGGTGGAAACAGAGCAGTTTTTTGAACCTGTAGAAACACAGAGCGAGAACACAGCAGAGAGCAGCACACCAGCCG AGCCGCCGTTGGAGGAGGAGAAGCAGTCTGAGCCGGTTGAAGCACACAGCGAGACTGCTGGAGGGAGCAGCACGCCCGAGG AAGCGGCGGACCTCACAACTGCGGAGAAGCCCAAAGAAAAAG ccaagaagaagaaagccaAACTGCTCAACAAGTTGGACAAGAGCATTAAAGCAGAACTGGATGCTGCAGAGAAGCTTCGCAAGAAA GGAAAAGTGGAGGCGGCGCTGCAGGCATTTGAGACTTTGGTGCACCAGCACCCGCAGAGCCCCCGCGCTCACTACGGGAAAGCGCAG GCGGAGGACGACCTAGCCGAGAAGCAGCGCAGCAACGACATGTTGCAGAAGGCCATCGGCAGCTACGGAGACGCCGCAGATCTTCCGGACGCCACCCCCGACCTGATCCGAGCCGCCCTCAAGAGACGAGCCGAGCGTCAGCAGTTCCTGG GCCGCATGCGTGGCGCTGTGGCCACGCTGGAGAAGTTGGTGCAGATCTTCCCAAAAGACATCAGTCTGAAGAACGACCTGGGCGTGGCCTACCTGTTGCTAGGCGACAACAAAGGTGCCAAGGCGATCTACGAGGAG GTTCTGGCGGTTGCCCCCAGCGACGGCTTTGCGAAGGTTCACTACGGCTTCATCCTGAAGTCGCAGAACAAGATCGCAGAGAGTATTCCTTACCTGAAG GAGGGGCTGGAATCAGGAGAGCCCGGCACCGATGACGGACGTTTCTACTTCCACCTAGGAGACGCACTGCAGAGAGTCGGAGACAAGAGC GCCTACCACTGGTACCAGGTGGGCCACGAGCGAGGTCACTTTGCGTCTGTGTGGCAGAGGTCACTTTACAATGTGGACGGGCTTAAAGCGCAGCCCTGGTGGACCCCAAATGAGACCGGATACACCGATCTGGTGAAG GCACTGGAGAAGAACTGGAAGATGATTCGGGACGAGGCCATGGCCATGATGGACCAAAACACGGGCCAGTTTGTACCTGAGGAGGAAAACCTGAGGgagaaaggagagtggggccAGTACACACTCTGGCAGCAAG ggAAGAAGTCTGGGACTTCCTGCCAGGCTGTACCGAAGACCTGCTCGCTACTGGAGAGATTTCCCGAAGCCACCGGCTGCAAGAGAGGACAG atTAAGTTCTCAGTGATGCAGCCGGGCACGCACGTGTGGCCGCACACGGGCCCCACCAACTGTCGACTGAGGATGCACCTCGGCCTCGTCATTCCCAAACAGGGATGCACGATCAGGTGCACGGACCAGACCAG GGAGTGGGAGGAAGGCAAAGTGCTGATCTTTGACGACTCCTTCGAGCACGAGGTCTGGCAGGACGCGGACACCTTCCGCCTCATCTTCATCGTGGACGTGTGGCATCCGCAGCTGACGGCGTCCCAGCGCCAGACCCTCAGCGCCATCTAG
- the unm_hu7910 gene encoding aspartyl/asparaginyl beta-hydroxylase isoform X5 — translation MQRYRHYGASAPSSIPSAAPAEEAHSTQEVLNTQEDVYEEQGEPMVNEEALDGLKKTGGASVEEAAAPHQAPPLSESKPPPAESKSNKKAAGGDTGGGAKYSVFTWFAVLALLGVWSSVAVVYFDIVDYDSVIGKLTAYDTDGDGDFDVEDAKVLLGLKETPSQRQPYEEQPAEPAEDQANNRQAAEPAEEESVEAHTEESTAQDFSVEEQSTTQPEDESVEEHPEESATEDSPTISEAEDVDSEIQAAVPLPAFVEEDFVADDPRGDTEHPLEEDVDAIDTSGVLVEEPSSQETVVESLKDLTSSKVTQEEEEGEPAVETEQFFEPVETQSENTAESSTPAEPPLEEEKQSEPVEAHSETAGGSSTPEEAADLTTAEKPKEKAKKKKAKLLNKLDKSIKAELDAAEKLRKKGKVEAALQAFETLVHQHPQSPRAHYGKAQAEDDLAEKQRSNDMLQKAIGSYGDAADLPDATPDLIRAALKRRAERQQFLGRMRGAVATLEKLVQIFPKDISLKNDLGVAYLLLGDNKGAKAIYEEVLAVAPSDGFAKVHYGFILKSQNKIAESIPYLKEGLESGEPGTDDGRFYFHLGDALQRVGDKSAYHWYQVGHERGHFASVWQRSLYNVDGLKAQPWWTPNETGYTDLVKALEKNWKMIRDEAMAMMDQNTGQFVPEEENLREKGEWGQYTLWQQGKKSGTSCQAVPKTCSLLERFPEATGCKRGQIKFSVMQPGTHVWPHTGPTNCRLRMHLGLVIPKQGCTIRCTDQTREWEEGKVLIFDDSFEHEVWQDADTFRLIFIVDVWHPQLTASQRQTLSAI, via the exons ATGCAGCGCTATCGCCACTATGGCGCGTCCGCCCCCTCCTCAATCCCCTCGGCAGCGCCGGCGGAGGAGGCCCACAGCACCCAGGAGGTGCTGAACACTCAGGAGGACGTGTATGAAGAGCAGGGGGAACCGATGGTAAACGAGGAGGCTTTGGATGGCCTCAAGAAGACAG GAGGAGCCAGTGTGGAGGAGGCCGCGGCCCCACATCAGGCTCCTCCACTCTCCG AGTCAAAGCCGCCGCCAGCCGAAAGCAAGAGCAACAAGAAGGCGGCAGGAGGAGACACGGGGGGCGGAGCCAAGTATTCCGTGTTCACCTGGTTCGCGGTGCTGGCCCTGCTGGGGGTTTGGAGCTCGGTGGCCGTTGTCTACTTTGACATCGTCGACTACGACAGCGTCATCG GGAAGCTGACGGCCTACGACACGGACGGAGATGGCGACTTCGACGTGGAGGACGCCAAAGTCCTGCTCG GCCTGAAAGAAACTCCAAGCCAGCGGCAACCATATGAAGAGCAACCAGCGG AACCCGCTGAAGATCAGGCGAACAACCGGCAAGCCGCAGAGCCGGCTGAAGAGGAGTCAGTGGAGGCGCATACGGAGGAGAGCACAGCTCAGGACTTCAGTGTTGAAGAGCAGTCGACCACGCAACCCGAGGACGAGTCGGTTGAGGAGCACCCCGAGGAGAGCGCGACAGAAGACTCGCCAACAA TCTCTGAAGCTGAAGATGTGGACTCTGAAATCCAAG CTGCTGTTCCACTGCCTGCCTTTGTAGAAGAAGACTTTGTAGCTG ATGATCCTCGAGGAGACACTGAGCATCCTCTtg AGGAGGACGTGGACGCCATCGACACAAGCGGAG TCCTGGTGGAGGAGCCGTCATCTCAGGAGACTGTTG TGGAATCTCTAAAAGATTTGACGAGCTCCAAAGTGactcaagaagaagaagaaggag AGCCAGCGGTGGAAACAGAGCAGTTTTTTGAACCTGTAGAAACACAGAGCGAGAACACAGCAGAGAGCAGCACACCAGCCG AGCCGCCGTTGGAGGAGGAGAAGCAGTCTGAGCCGGTTGAAGCACACAGCGAGACTGCTGGAGGGAGCAGCACGCCCGAGG AAGCGGCGGACCTCACAACTGCGGAGAAGCCCAAAGAAAAAG ccaagaagaagaaagccaAACTGCTCAACAAGTTGGACAAGAGCATTAAAGCAGAACTGGATGCTGCAGAGAAGCTTCGCAAGAAA GGAAAAGTGGAGGCGGCGCTGCAGGCATTTGAGACTTTGGTGCACCAGCACCCGCAGAGCCCCCGCGCTCACTACGGGAAAGCGCAG GCGGAGGACGACCTAGCCGAGAAGCAGCGCAGCAACGACATGTTGCAGAAGGCCATCGGCAGCTACGGAGACGCCGCAGATCTTCCGGACGCCACCCCCGACCTGATCCGAGCCGCCCTCAAGAGACGAGCCGAGCGTCAGCAGTTCCTGG GCCGCATGCGTGGCGCTGTGGCCACGCTGGAGAAGTTGGTGCAGATCTTCCCAAAAGACATCAGTCTGAAGAACGACCTGGGCGTGGCCTACCTGTTGCTAGGCGACAACAAAGGTGCCAAGGCGATCTACGAGGAG GTTCTGGCGGTTGCCCCCAGCGACGGCTTTGCGAAGGTTCACTACGGCTTCATCCTGAAGTCGCAGAACAAGATCGCAGAGAGTATTCCTTACCTGAAG GAGGGGCTGGAATCAGGAGAGCCCGGCACCGATGACGGACGTTTCTACTTCCACCTAGGAGACGCACTGCAGAGAGTCGGAGACAAGAGC GCCTACCACTGGTACCAGGTGGGCCACGAGCGAGGTCACTTTGCGTCTGTGTGGCAGAGGTCACTTTACAATGTGGACGGGCTTAAAGCGCAGCCCTGGTGGACCCCAAATGAGACCGGATACACCGATCTGGTGAAG GCACTGGAGAAGAACTGGAAGATGATTCGGGACGAGGCCATGGCCATGATGGACCAAAACACGGGCCAGTTTGTACCTGAGGAGGAAAACCTGAGGgagaaaggagagtggggccAGTACACACTCTGGCAGCAAG ggAAGAAGTCTGGGACTTCCTGCCAGGCTGTACCGAAGACCTGCTCGCTACTGGAGAGATTTCCCGAAGCCACCGGCTGCAAGAGAGGACAG atTAAGTTCTCAGTGATGCAGCCGGGCACGCACGTGTGGCCGCACACGGGCCCCACCAACTGTCGACTGAGGATGCACCTCGGCCTCGTCATTCCCAAACAGGGATGCACGATCAGGTGCACGGACCAGACCAG GGAGTGGGAGGAAGGCAAAGTGCTGATCTTTGACGACTCCTTCGAGCACGAGGTCTGGCAGGACGCGGACACCTTCCGCCTCATCTTCATCGTGGACGTGTGGCATCCGCAGCTGACGGCGTCCCAGCGCCAGACCCTCAGCGCCATCTAG